The Streptomyces sp. NBC_01591 genome window below encodes:
- a CDS encoding methyltransferase domain-containing protein: protein MTKETDQKSQLPDELIALLDSADRMPGANELRAQSYALLGAGPGMSAVDVGCGAGRAVAELAERGVKAVGVDPSERMIAVARGRWPEADFRIAGAYELPLADASVDGYRADKVFHELAEPERALTEARRVLRTGGRIVLLGQDWDTIIIDSADPALTRTIVHARADLTAGPRAARQYRSLLLNAGFDDVTVEVHTGVFTGPAMLPLLAGLAEGARSTGAITHEQTDSWIAEQRARAEADRLFLALPMFMAAATAPR from the coding sequence ATGACCAAGGAAACGGATCAAAAGAGCCAGTTGCCGGACGAGCTCATCGCGCTGCTCGATTCGGCCGACCGGATGCCGGGCGCCAACGAACTGCGGGCCCAGTCCTACGCCTTGCTCGGCGCCGGACCCGGAATGTCCGCCGTGGACGTGGGCTGCGGCGCCGGACGGGCCGTTGCGGAGCTGGCCGAACGGGGTGTGAAGGCCGTCGGCGTAGACCCGAGCGAGCGCATGATCGCCGTCGCCCGCGGCCGCTGGCCCGAGGCGGACTTCCGGATCGCGGGGGCGTACGAACTACCGCTGGCGGACGCCTCGGTGGACGGCTACCGCGCCGACAAGGTGTTCCACGAACTGGCCGAACCCGAGCGGGCGTTGACAGAGGCCCGCAGAGTTCTCAGGACCGGAGGGCGGATCGTGCTGCTCGGCCAGGACTGGGACACCATCATCATCGACTCCGCCGATCCGGCCCTCACCCGCACCATCGTCCACGCCCGCGCAGACCTGACCGCTGGCCCGCGTGCCGCCCGCCAGTACCGCAGCCTGTTGCTGAATGCCGGCTTCGACGATGTGACGGTCGAGGTGCACACCGGCGTGTTCACCGGACCGGCGATGTTGCCCTTGCTCGCCGGACTGGCCGAAGGAGCCCGCTCCACCGGCGCCATCACGCACGAGCAGACGGACAGCTGGATCGCTGAACAGCGTGCACGGGCCGAGGCCGACCGGCTCTTCCTGGCGCTGCCGATGTTCATGGCCGCAGCGACCGCACCACGGTAA
- a CDS encoding LexA family protein produces the protein MSSRQEAILRAIRDWIAETDESPSVRQIGEKVGLSSTSPVAYRLGRLEARGLISRTGHRWRSCRLSA, from the coding sequence TTGTCCTCCCGGCAGGAGGCGATCCTGCGTGCGATCCGGGACTGGATCGCCGAGACCGACGAGAGCCCGTCCGTCCGGCAGATCGGCGAGAAGGTCGGCCTGTCCAGCACCAGCCCCGTCGCCTACCGGCTCGGCCGCCTCGAAGCCCGCGGACTGATCAGCCGCACCGGCCACCGCTGGCGCTCCTGCCGCCTCAGTGCCTGA
- a CDS encoding IS3 family transposase → MSEICRFIHAEKANYPVTLLCKVTKTARSTYYAWVAGREARAARRRADEALAHEITVIHLASRRNYGVPRVTAELRRRGRPVNRKRVERVMREHGIAGNSRRTGRRSLTRADTKAAPSPDLIGRDFTATRPGTKIVGDITYIPTAEGWLYLAAWLDLATREVIGYSMANHHRTELVVDALDMAAALGRLEPGCVIHSDRGSEYTSRQLRDRIGLLEHRQSMGRTGSCFDNAAAESFWAVLKEEIGTRFWPDRATARAGIFDFIETFYNRRRLRKHVHWGYLAPHETRLRYQQDQALAA, encoded by the coding sequence GTGAGCGAGATATGCCGGTTCATCCACGCGGAGAAGGCGAACTACCCGGTCACGCTGCTGTGCAAGGTGACGAAGACCGCCCGTTCCACGTACTACGCGTGGGTGGCCGGACGGGAAGCCCGCGCAGCGCGGCGGCGGGCCGATGAGGCCCTGGCGCACGAGATCACGGTGATCCACCTCGCGTCCCGGCGGAACTACGGCGTCCCGCGCGTCACCGCCGAACTGCGTCGGCGGGGCCGGCCGGTCAACCGCAAGCGGGTGGAACGGGTCATGCGGGAGCACGGCATCGCCGGGAACAGCCGGCGCACCGGACGCCGCAGCCTGACCAGGGCCGACACCAAAGCCGCCCCGTCGCCGGACCTGATTGGCCGGGACTTCACCGCCACCCGCCCCGGCACGAAGATCGTCGGGGACATCACCTACATCCCCACCGCCGAGGGCTGGCTCTACCTCGCCGCGTGGCTGGACCTGGCCACGCGCGAGGTCATCGGCTACTCGATGGCCAACCACCACCGCACCGAACTCGTCGTCGACGCGCTCGACATGGCCGCCGCGCTGGGCCGCCTGGAACCCGGCTGCGTGATCCACAGCGACCGCGGATCGGAATACACCTCCCGCCAACTGCGCGACAGAATCGGCCTGTTGGAGCACAGGCAAAGCATGGGCCGGACCGGGAGCTGCTTCGACAACGCCGCCGCGGAGAGCTTCTGGGCTGTGCTCAAAGAGGAGATCGGCACCCGCTTCTGGCCCGACCGCGCGACCGCCCGCGCCGGCATCTTCGACTTCATCGAGACCTTCTACAACAGACGCCGCCTGCGCAAGCACGTCCACTGGGGCTACCTCGCACCCCACGAGACACGCCTGCGCTACCAGCAGGATCAGGCCCTCGCGGCGTAA
- a CDS encoding transposase: MGSKYTKRYSDEYKRDAIELVRSSGRTVTEVARELGVSSESLRGWVKKARAAQDTGSGPAAGRADDRDEELKRLRKLTGEQAKTIEILKKATAFFAKESDR, encoded by the coding sequence GTGGGAAGCAAGTACACGAAGCGGTACTCGGACGAGTACAAGCGGGACGCGATCGAGCTCGTGCGGTCGTCGGGCCGGACGGTGACCGAGGTCGCCCGGGAGCTCGGGGTCAGCTCGGAGTCCCTGCGGGGCTGGGTGAAGAAGGCCCGTGCCGCTCAGGACACCGGATCCGGTCCCGCCGCCGGGCGAGCCGACGACCGGGACGAGGAACTGAAGAGGCTGCGGAAGCTGACCGGCGAGCAGGCGAAAACAATCGAGATCCTGAAAAAAGCGACGGCCTTCTTCGCGAAGGAGAGCGACCGGTGA